Proteins from a single region of Takifugu rubripes chromosome 4, fTakRub1.2, whole genome shotgun sequence:
- the sec23ip gene encoding SEC23-interacting protein isoform X1: MADRKNNNVPNTSANLLFSGAPEFNFNLPFMPVSQATGPVVLSGDDSTDVGEEDSFLGQVSSNGPPTSTFNYFSSPVTSSDPFSSIGQSPFPPPTLSTASATASQASAPGSVSTAPLPPPQVSQLNSAPPPFGGVVYQSPMGRHTPPPHCTATPPPPQMQPQSLNPYRHTPTSSRASPYIPAPEILPPTHTTQQNPYALSSPPQTFPPSGPTFTKVLPPLTQFQAPPPPASTSGAVVPAGPPMTYTYNIYEPVHPHWFFCKQVESKSVWLPFSIIDSLQLEETYNSVQPDPENVIIRTDGGRYDVQLYDRVRTAVYWEEEPAEVRRCSWFYKGDADSRFVPYSEEFSDKLEAEYKKAVSTNQWHRRLEFPSGETIVMHNPKVIVQFQPSSMPDEWGTTQDGQTRPRVVKRGIDDDHDDIPDGELATVDHLVFMVHGIGPVCDLRFRSMVECVDDFRSVSLKLLHSHYKKAVDEHGISRVEFLPVQWHTALHGDATGVDRRIKKITLPSTGRLRHFTNETLLDVLFYNSPTYCQTIMDTVAQEINRLHALFMKRNPDYRGGVSVCGHSLGSLILFDLLSNQKNGFQEAPAPPIPTVNGDNKQTAAWTPQDTQACTPAVDEQPKEDGEDFEDLSSVLEHLGLSEYKSTFDNEKIDIESFLLCTIEDLKEMGIPLGPRKKIAKFVKERVNKQAARQAAQEKKAEVKEASQAAAPPPLAQAAPESPANKLPVGNAVSSIHVNYDYFAVGTGQVSVVYHSLDFEPVNFFALGSPIGMFLTVRGVEKIEESYQLPTCRGFFNIYHPLDPVAYRIEPLILPDLDLKPVLIPHHKGRKRLHLELKESLTRMGTDLKQGFISSLKSAWQTLNDFARAHTASAQLQAELAIVANQIEEQEKQAQEEHKIPETPELQKEEEPQVKIGMLNGGNRIDYVLQEKPIESFNEYLFALQSHLCYWESEDTALLLLKEIYRSREIHPEQIAH, translated from the exons ATGGCAGatagaaaaaacaacaatgttcCCAATACTAGTGCTAACTTACTGTTCAGCGGCGCTCCTGAATTCAATTTCAACTTGCCTTTCATGCCAGTGAGTCAGGCCACCGGTCCGGTTGTGCTGTCAGGAG ATGATTCCACTGATGTGGGCGAAGAGGACAGTTTTCTGGGTCAGGTCTCCTCAAACGGGCCGCCCACTTCCACATTCAACTATTTCTCCAGTCCAGTTACCAGCAGTGACCCGTTTTCGTCCATTGGCCAGTCACCATTCCCACCACCGACCTTGTCGACGGCCTCAGCAACCGCAAGCCAGGCTTCTGCTCCCGGCAGTGTCTCTACGGCTCCTCTGCCGCCACCTCAAGTGTCGCAGTTGAACTCGGCTCCTCCTCCGTTTGGCGGTGTGGTGTATCAGAGCCCGATGGGGCGccacactcctcctccccatTGTACCgcgacccccccacctccacagaTGCAGCCGCAGAGTCTCAACCCGTATCGGCACacccccaccagcagcagagccagtcCTTATATTCCAGCCCCGGAGATCCTACCACCGACACACACAACCCAACAGAACCCTTATGCTCTCAGCTCTCCGCCACAGACTTTCCCGCCGTCAGGACCCACCTTCACCAAGGTACTG CCTCCTCTCACGCAGTttcaagcccctccccccccagccAGCACCAGCGGTGCAGTGGTGCCTGCAGGTCCGCCGATGACGTACACATACAATATCTACGAGCCCGTTCACCCTCACTGGTTCTTCTGCAAGCAAGTGGAATCAAAGAGCGTATGGCTTCCTTTCAGTATCATTGACTCCCTCCAGCTTGAGGAGACCTATAATTCAG TTCAGCCAGACCCTGAAAATGTGATCATCCGCACCGATGGCGGCCGTTATGACGTGCAGCTCTACGACCGCGTGCGGACTGCTGTGTACTGGGAGGAGGAACCGGCAGAGGTCCGGCGCTGCTCTTGGTTCTACAAAGGGGATGCGGACAGTCGGTTTGTCCCTTATTCTGAGGAGTTTAGCGACAAGCTGGAG GCGGAGTACAAGAAAGCTGTTTCTACCAACCAGTGGCACCGTAGACTGGAGTTCCCCTCAGGGGAGACTATTGTCATGCACAATCCAAAG GTGATTGTGCAGTTCCAGCCCTCCTCGATGCCAGATGAGTGGGGCACAACTCAAGATGGACAGACCAGGCCCAGAGTGGTGAAGAGAGGGATTGACGATGACCACGATGACATACCCGATG GTGAGCTAGCCACAGTGGACCATCTCGTGTTCATGGTTCATGGAATTGGTCCAGTGTGTGACCTGCGGTTTAGGAGCATGGTGGAGTGTG TGGACGACTTCCGCAGCGTGTCGCTCAAGCTGCTGCACAGTCACTATAAGAAAGCTGTGGACGAGCACGGCATCAGCCGGGTGGAGTTCCTGCCTGTCCAGTGGCACACGGCGCTCCATGGAGATGCCACCGGAGTGGACAG GAGGATAAAGAAGATCACCTTGCCCAGTACTGGACGTTTACGTCACTTTACTAATGAGACTCTGCTAGATGTCCTCTTCTACAACAGTCCCACTTACTGTCAGACCATCATGGACACAGTTGCCCAGGAGATTAACAGACTTCATGCTCTGTTCATGAAGAGGAACCCAGATTACAGAGGAGGCGTTTCAGTGTGTGGGCATAGCCTGG gtTCTCTCATCCTCTTTGACCTGTTGTCAAATCAGAAAAACGGCTTCCAGGAGGCGCCTGCGCCGCCCATACCGACGGTTAACGGGGACAACAAACAG acggcAGCCTGGACTCCGCAGGATACTCAGGCCTGCACTCCAGCTGTGGACGAGCAACCCAAAGAAGATGGGGAGGACTTCGAGGACCTTTCATCTGTGCTGGAACATCTGGGCTTGTCGGAGTACAAGAGCACGTTTGACAATGAAAAAATTGACATAGAATCTTTT CTTCTGTGCACAATTGAGGATTTGAAGGAGATGGGAATCCCACTGGGTCCCAGGAAAAAGATCGCCAAGTTtgtgaaagagagagtgaaTAAGCAG GCTGCCCGTCAGGCAGCGCAGGAGAAGAAAGCAGAGGTTAAAGAAGCCAGTCAGGCGGCAGCGCCTCCACCTCTTGCTCAAGCTGCTCCTGAATCTCCAGCAAACAAGCTCCCAGTGGGGAACGCCGTCTCCTCCATCCACGTCAACTACGACTACTTTGCGGTTGGCACCGGACAG GTGTCGGTTGTCTACCACTCTCTGGACTTTGAGCCGGTGAATTTCTTTGCCCTCGGCTCTCCGATCGGCATGTTCCTGACGGTCCGAGGTGTCGAAAAGATCGAAGAGAGCTACCAGCTGCCCACGTGCAGGGGATTCTTCAACATATACCATCCG CTGGACCCTGTGGCGTACCGGATTGAGCCCTTAATATTACCAGACTTGGACCTGAAGCCGGTTTTAATTCCACACCACAAAGGAAGGAAGAGGCTTCATCTCG agctgaaggagagtCTCACTAGGATGGGCACAGACCTGAAGCAAGGTTTTATCAGCTCGCTTAAGAGCGCCTGGCAGACGCTGAACGACTTTGCCCGGGCGCACACAGCGTCTGCACAGCTCCAGGCCGAGCTGGCGATTGtagccaatcagatcgaagagcaggagaagcaggcgCAGGAGG AACACAAAATCCCAGAAACCCCTGAGCtacaaaaggaggaggagcctcaAGTGAAGATTGGAATGCTGAACGGAGGAAATCGCATCGACTACGTCCTGCAGGAGAAGCCCATTGAGAGTTTCAACGAGTACCTGTTTGCCCTCCAGAGTCACCTCTGCTACTG GGAATCTGAAGACAccgctctgctgcttctcaAAGAGATCTACAGATCCAGGGAGATCCACCCGGAGCAGATTGCTCACTGA
- the csgalnact2 gene encoding chondroitin sulfate N-acetylgalactosaminyltransferase 2 has product MPRRGLLLQGRVRWLFLGLFLLLVLLLFAYLLECTPPADIGLVLPGLAGENNGKEYYQALLQEQEERHLNRAASLKRQIAQLKQELQEMSDKLKLLQDKKELPGVQGLAETKDQEPGDLLDYLHSQIDKAEVNTGARFPSEYALIPFESFTSSKVYQLEMGLTRHPEEKPVRKDRRDELVEVVEAALDIINNPDEEDGVEEDVPMQRQTYTEVHFNEGLYRTERDKGTLYELFFAKEESSSFRHVTLFRPFGPLMKVRSTSVETSGMIINIIVPLSGRVETFSQFLHNFREVCILQDRRVHLTVVYFGQDGLQEVKSSLEKVSREESFSNYTLIPVDEEFSRGRGLDIGAHAWKRGDVLMFFCDVDIHFTLEFLNTCRLHAAPNKRVFYPVVFSLYNPAIVYGNLELAPPIELQLIHKKDAGFWRDFGFGMTCQYRSDFLNIGGFDLEVKGWGVEDVHLYRKYLRSDMIVIRTPVSSLFHLWHEKQCADELTPEQYRMCIQSKAMNEASHSHLGMLVFREEIETHLRKQAFKTQSKQED; this is encoded by the exons ATGCCCAGACGGGGACTGCTGCTTCAGGGACGGGTCCGATGGCTCTTCCTCggtctcttcctgctgctggtgctgctgctgttcgcTTACCTACTGGAGTGCACGCCGCCCGCAGACATCGGTCTGGTCCTGCCTGGCCTGGCAGGGGAGAACAATGGGAAGGAGTACTACCAGGCTCTGCTGCAAGAACAAGAGGAACGCCATTTAAATCGCGCCGCTAGCCTCAAGCGGCAGATTGCCCAGCTCAAGCAGGAGTTGCAGGAAATGAGTGACAAATTAAAGCTCCTCCAGGACAAGAAAGAGCTCCCTGGGGTGCAGGGCCTCGCTGAGACTAAAGACCAAGAGCCAGGAGACCTGCTGGATTACCTGCACTCTCAGATCGACAAGGCCGAAGTCAACACGGGGGCGCGCTTCCCCAGTGAATATGCCCTGATCCCCTTTGAGAGTTTCACCTCATCTAAGGTGTACCAGCTGGAGATGGGGCTGACGCGACACCCGGAGGAGAAACCCGTCCGCAAAGACCGCAGGGATGAGTTGGTGGAGGTAGTCGAGGCAGCGCTGGACATCATCAACAATCCTGATGAGGAGGATGGTGTGGAGGAAGATGTGCCGATGCAGAGACAAACCTATACTGAGGTTCACTTTAATGAAG GACTGTACAGGACCGAGCGAGACAAAGGGACGCTCTATGAACTCTTCTTCGCCAAAGAGGAGTCCAGCAGCTTCCGCCACGTCACCCTCTTCAGGCCTTTTGGCCCTTTAATGAAAGTCAGGAGCACATCTGTGGAAACGTCTGGGATGATCATCAACATCATCGTTCCTCTCTCAGGCCGAGTGGAAACATTTTCGCAGTTCTTACACAACTTCAG GGAGGTCTGCATACTGCAGGACAGGCGAGTGCATCTCACAGTGGTTTACTTTGGACAGGACGGTCTGCAGGAAGTCAAGTCATCCTTGGAAAAAGTCTCACG AGAGGAGAGTTTCTCTAACTACACCCTGATCCCAGTGGATGAGGAGTTTTCCAGAGGTCGGGGTCTGGATATCGGAGCACACGCCTGGAAAAGAGGCGACGTCTTGATGTTTTTCTGTGACGTTGATATCCATTTCACTCTGGAGTTCCTCAACACCTGCCGCCTCCATGCCGCTCCCA ATAAAAGAGTCTTCTATCCGGTGGTGTTCAGTTTGTATAATCCTGCTATCGTCTATGGAAATCTGGAGCTGGCTCCGCCCATCGAACTCCAGCTG ATTCACAAAAAAGATGCTGGCTTCTGGAGAGATTTTGGCTTCGGGATGACTTGTCAGTATCGCTCAGATTTCCTGAATATCG GTGGGTTCGATCTAGAAGTCAAAGGCTGGGGCGTGGAAGACGTCCACCTCTACAGGAAGTACCTGCGCAGCGACATGATCGTGATCCGCACGCCCGTGTCCAGCCTTTTCCACCTGTGGCACGAGAAACAGTGCGCGGATGAGCTGACGCCAGAACAGTACCGCATGTGCATCCAGTCCAAAGCCATGAACGAAGCCTCCCACTCTCACCTGGGCATGCTGGTGTTCCGCGAGGAGATCGAGACTCACCTCCGCAAGCAGGCCTTCAAGACACAGAGCAAGCAGGAGGACTGA
- the sec23ip gene encoding SEC23-interacting protein isoform X2 produces MADRKNNNVPNTSANLLFSGAPEFNFNLPFMPVSQATGPVVLSGDDSTDVGEEDSFLGQVSSNGPPTSTFNYFSSPVTSSDPFSSIGQSPFPPPTLSTASATASQASAPGSVSTAPLPPPQVSQLNSAPPPFGGVVYQSPMGRHTPPPHCTATPPPPQMQPQSLNPYRHTPTSSRASPYIPAPEILPPTHTTQQNPYALSSPPQTFPPSGPTFTKPPLTQFQAPPPPASTSGAVVPAGPPMTYTYNIYEPVHPHWFFCKQVESKSVWLPFSIIDSLQLEETYNSVQPDPENVIIRTDGGRYDVQLYDRVRTAVYWEEEPAEVRRCSWFYKGDADSRFVPYSEEFSDKLEAEYKKAVSTNQWHRRLEFPSGETIVMHNPKVIVQFQPSSMPDEWGTTQDGQTRPRVVKRGIDDDHDDIPDGELATVDHLVFMVHGIGPVCDLRFRSMVECVDDFRSVSLKLLHSHYKKAVDEHGISRVEFLPVQWHTALHGDATGVDRRIKKITLPSTGRLRHFTNETLLDVLFYNSPTYCQTIMDTVAQEINRLHALFMKRNPDYRGGVSVCGHSLGSLILFDLLSNQKNGFQEAPAPPIPTVNGDNKQTAAWTPQDTQACTPAVDEQPKEDGEDFEDLSSVLEHLGLSEYKSTFDNEKIDIESFLLCTIEDLKEMGIPLGPRKKIAKFVKERVNKQAARQAAQEKKAEVKEASQAAAPPPLAQAAPESPANKLPVGNAVSSIHVNYDYFAVGTGQVSVVYHSLDFEPVNFFALGSPIGMFLTVRGVEKIEESYQLPTCRGFFNIYHPLDPVAYRIEPLILPDLDLKPVLIPHHKGRKRLHLELKESLTRMGTDLKQGFISSLKSAWQTLNDFARAHTASAQLQAELAIVANQIEEQEKQAQEEHKIPETPELQKEEEPQVKIGMLNGGNRIDYVLQEKPIESFNEYLFALQSHLCYWESEDTALLLLKEIYRSREIHPEQIAH; encoded by the exons ATGGCAGatagaaaaaacaacaatgttcCCAATACTAGTGCTAACTTACTGTTCAGCGGCGCTCCTGAATTCAATTTCAACTTGCCTTTCATGCCAGTGAGTCAGGCCACCGGTCCGGTTGTGCTGTCAGGAG ATGATTCCACTGATGTGGGCGAAGAGGACAGTTTTCTGGGTCAGGTCTCCTCAAACGGGCCGCCCACTTCCACATTCAACTATTTCTCCAGTCCAGTTACCAGCAGTGACCCGTTTTCGTCCATTGGCCAGTCACCATTCCCACCACCGACCTTGTCGACGGCCTCAGCAACCGCAAGCCAGGCTTCTGCTCCCGGCAGTGTCTCTACGGCTCCTCTGCCGCCACCTCAAGTGTCGCAGTTGAACTCGGCTCCTCCTCCGTTTGGCGGTGTGGTGTATCAGAGCCCGATGGGGCGccacactcctcctccccatTGTACCgcgacccccccacctccacagaTGCAGCCGCAGAGTCTCAACCCGTATCGGCACacccccaccagcagcagagccagtcCTTATATTCCAGCCCCGGAGATCCTACCACCGACACACACAACCCAACAGAACCCTTATGCTCTCAGCTCTCCGCCACAGACTTTCCCGCCGTCAGGACCCACCTTCACCAAG CCTCCTCTCACGCAGTttcaagcccctccccccccagccAGCACCAGCGGTGCAGTGGTGCCTGCAGGTCCGCCGATGACGTACACATACAATATCTACGAGCCCGTTCACCCTCACTGGTTCTTCTGCAAGCAAGTGGAATCAAAGAGCGTATGGCTTCCTTTCAGTATCATTGACTCCCTCCAGCTTGAGGAGACCTATAATTCAG TTCAGCCAGACCCTGAAAATGTGATCATCCGCACCGATGGCGGCCGTTATGACGTGCAGCTCTACGACCGCGTGCGGACTGCTGTGTACTGGGAGGAGGAACCGGCAGAGGTCCGGCGCTGCTCTTGGTTCTACAAAGGGGATGCGGACAGTCGGTTTGTCCCTTATTCTGAGGAGTTTAGCGACAAGCTGGAG GCGGAGTACAAGAAAGCTGTTTCTACCAACCAGTGGCACCGTAGACTGGAGTTCCCCTCAGGGGAGACTATTGTCATGCACAATCCAAAG GTGATTGTGCAGTTCCAGCCCTCCTCGATGCCAGATGAGTGGGGCACAACTCAAGATGGACAGACCAGGCCCAGAGTGGTGAAGAGAGGGATTGACGATGACCACGATGACATACCCGATG GTGAGCTAGCCACAGTGGACCATCTCGTGTTCATGGTTCATGGAATTGGTCCAGTGTGTGACCTGCGGTTTAGGAGCATGGTGGAGTGTG TGGACGACTTCCGCAGCGTGTCGCTCAAGCTGCTGCACAGTCACTATAAGAAAGCTGTGGACGAGCACGGCATCAGCCGGGTGGAGTTCCTGCCTGTCCAGTGGCACACGGCGCTCCATGGAGATGCCACCGGAGTGGACAG GAGGATAAAGAAGATCACCTTGCCCAGTACTGGACGTTTACGTCACTTTACTAATGAGACTCTGCTAGATGTCCTCTTCTACAACAGTCCCACTTACTGTCAGACCATCATGGACACAGTTGCCCAGGAGATTAACAGACTTCATGCTCTGTTCATGAAGAGGAACCCAGATTACAGAGGAGGCGTTTCAGTGTGTGGGCATAGCCTGG gtTCTCTCATCCTCTTTGACCTGTTGTCAAATCAGAAAAACGGCTTCCAGGAGGCGCCTGCGCCGCCCATACCGACGGTTAACGGGGACAACAAACAG acggcAGCCTGGACTCCGCAGGATACTCAGGCCTGCACTCCAGCTGTGGACGAGCAACCCAAAGAAGATGGGGAGGACTTCGAGGACCTTTCATCTGTGCTGGAACATCTGGGCTTGTCGGAGTACAAGAGCACGTTTGACAATGAAAAAATTGACATAGAATCTTTT CTTCTGTGCACAATTGAGGATTTGAAGGAGATGGGAATCCCACTGGGTCCCAGGAAAAAGATCGCCAAGTTtgtgaaagagagagtgaaTAAGCAG GCTGCCCGTCAGGCAGCGCAGGAGAAGAAAGCAGAGGTTAAAGAAGCCAGTCAGGCGGCAGCGCCTCCACCTCTTGCTCAAGCTGCTCCTGAATCTCCAGCAAACAAGCTCCCAGTGGGGAACGCCGTCTCCTCCATCCACGTCAACTACGACTACTTTGCGGTTGGCACCGGACAG GTGTCGGTTGTCTACCACTCTCTGGACTTTGAGCCGGTGAATTTCTTTGCCCTCGGCTCTCCGATCGGCATGTTCCTGACGGTCCGAGGTGTCGAAAAGATCGAAGAGAGCTACCAGCTGCCCACGTGCAGGGGATTCTTCAACATATACCATCCG CTGGACCCTGTGGCGTACCGGATTGAGCCCTTAATATTACCAGACTTGGACCTGAAGCCGGTTTTAATTCCACACCACAAAGGAAGGAAGAGGCTTCATCTCG agctgaaggagagtCTCACTAGGATGGGCACAGACCTGAAGCAAGGTTTTATCAGCTCGCTTAAGAGCGCCTGGCAGACGCTGAACGACTTTGCCCGGGCGCACACAGCGTCTGCACAGCTCCAGGCCGAGCTGGCGATTGtagccaatcagatcgaagagcaggagaagcaggcgCAGGAGG AACACAAAATCCCAGAAACCCCTGAGCtacaaaaggaggaggagcctcaAGTGAAGATTGGAATGCTGAACGGAGGAAATCGCATCGACTACGTCCTGCAGGAGAAGCCCATTGAGAGTTTCAACGAGTACCTGTTTGCCCTCCAGAGTCACCTCTGCTACTG GGAATCTGAAGACAccgctctgctgcttctcaAAGAGATCTACAGATCCAGGGAGATCCACCCGGAGCAGATTGCTCACTGA